One stretch of Burkholderia oklahomensis C6786 DNA includes these proteins:
- a CDS encoding cytochrome-c peroxidase, translating to MRHALSLAALGAFGLAAFALAFPEYAPDAVGAIVEDLTGANPHPVVLRRPAAEPLSAVAQLGRALFFDPSLSASGRQSCASCHSPGHAYGPPNDLDVQLGGAALSQPGYRPPPSLMYLYRQPNFSIGPDASENDDAASVAQQAASAAGVVRARKTAGADAAPQRVPQGGMFWDGRADTLQQQAFGPLLNPIEMANANIDDVARKLANARYAPQLRQLFGPRIFDDARLAVSEAMFAIARYQVEDRSFHPYSSKYDRWLEGDARLTQAELRGMRLFDDPHKANCAGCHLSKPSVDGLPPMFTDYQYEALGVPRNRALAQNRDPAFYDLGICGPFREDLKTQTQYCGMFATPSLRNVATRRVFFHNGVYHSLDQVLAFYNVRNTDPGKIYPHDADARVLQYDDIPPAYRANVDVADAPFDRKPGDRPAMTEQDMRDIVAFLKTLTDEKR from the coding sequence ATGCGCCACGCGCTGTCGCTCGCCGCGCTCGGCGCATTCGGTCTCGCCGCGTTCGCGCTCGCGTTTCCCGAGTACGCGCCGGACGCGGTCGGCGCGATCGTCGAAGACCTGACGGGCGCGAATCCGCATCCGGTCGTGCTGCGCCGCCCGGCCGCCGAGCCGTTGAGCGCGGTCGCGCAGCTCGGCCGCGCGCTGTTCTTCGATCCGTCGCTGTCCGCGTCGGGCCGTCAGTCGTGCGCGTCGTGCCACAGCCCCGGCCACGCATACGGGCCGCCGAACGACCTCGACGTGCAACTGGGCGGCGCCGCGCTGTCGCAGCCCGGCTACCGGCCGCCGCCGTCGCTGATGTATCTGTACCGCCAGCCGAACTTCAGCATCGGCCCCGACGCGTCCGAGAACGACGACGCGGCGAGCGTCGCGCAGCAGGCCGCGTCGGCGGCGGGCGTCGTGCGCGCGCGGAAGACGGCGGGCGCCGACGCCGCGCCGCAACGCGTGCCGCAAGGCGGGATGTTCTGGGACGGCCGCGCGGATACGCTGCAGCAGCAGGCATTCGGTCCGCTGCTGAATCCCATCGAGATGGCGAACGCGAACATCGACGATGTCGCGCGCAAGCTCGCGAACGCGCGGTACGCGCCGCAGCTCCGGCAACTGTTCGGCCCGCGCATCTTCGACGACGCGCGTCTTGCGGTGTCCGAAGCGATGTTCGCGATCGCGCGCTACCAGGTCGAGGATCGGTCGTTCCATCCGTATTCGAGCAAGTACGACCGCTGGCTCGAAGGCGACGCGCGCCTCACGCAGGCCGAGCTGCGCGGAATGCGGCTCTTCGACGATCCGCACAAGGCCAATTGCGCGGGCTGCCATCTGTCGAAGCCGAGCGTCGACGGGCTGCCGCCGATGTTCACCGACTATCAGTACGAGGCGCTCGGCGTGCCGCGCAACCGCGCGCTCGCGCAGAACCGCGATCCGGCGTTCTACGATCTCGGCATCTGCGGGCCGTTTCGCGAGGACCTCAAGACGCAGACGCAATACTGCGGGATGTTCGCGACGCCGTCGCTGCGCAACGTCGCGACGCGCCGCGTGTTCTTCCACAACGGCGTCTATCACTCGCTCGACCAGGTGCTCGCGTTCTACAACGTGCGCAATACCGATCCGGGCAAGATCTATCCGCACGATGCGGACGCTCGCGTGCTGCAATACGACGACATCCCGCCCGCGTACCGCGCGAACGTCGACGTCGCCGACGCGCCGTTCGACCGCAAGCCCGGCGATCGACCGGCGATGACGGAGCAGGACATGCGCGACATCGTCGCGTTTCTGAAGACGCTGACCGACGAGAAGCGCTGA
- a CDS encoding GntR family transcriptional regulator, translating into MAPRIVPPALKAVEQETMADKVYQQLRQALMSGRFAPGQALSLRSVAEAVGSSTMPVRAALTRLRAERALVDGPNRALVVPPMTVEMLDELRDVRIALEGCVAERAATRMTDAQIAEVRRICETMNAHVEAGRSRAYLQSNFAFHSAIYAHGASENTLAIIQNLWMRIGPFLNMVALDVPHMRRSMDAHRAIVDALERRDGAGVRAGIALDIGGAAHDLAATLAAGRERLGPRRLANE; encoded by the coding sequence TTGGCGCCGCGTATCGTCCCCCCCGCCCTCAAGGCCGTCGAACAGGAAACGATGGCCGACAAGGTCTACCAGCAACTCCGCCAGGCGCTGATGAGCGGCCGCTTCGCCCCCGGCCAGGCGCTCAGCCTGCGCAGCGTCGCCGAGGCGGTCGGCTCGTCGACGATGCCGGTGCGCGCCGCGCTCACGCGTCTGCGCGCGGAGCGCGCGCTCGTCGACGGCCCGAACCGCGCGCTCGTCGTGCCGCCGATGACGGTCGAGATGCTCGACGAGCTGCGCGACGTGCGGATCGCGCTCGAAGGCTGCGTCGCGGAGCGCGCGGCGACGCGGATGACCGACGCGCAGATCGCCGAAGTGCGGCGCATCTGCGAGACGATGAATGCGCACGTCGAAGCCGGCCGAAGCCGCGCGTACCTGCAAAGCAACTTCGCGTTCCACAGCGCGATCTATGCGCACGGCGCGAGCGAGAACACGCTCGCGATCATCCAGAACCTCTGGATGCGGATCGGTCCGTTCCTGAACATGGTCGCGCTCGACGTCCCGCACATGCGGCGCTCGATGGACGCGCACCGCGCGATCGTCGACGCGCTCGAGCGCCGCGACGGCGCCGGCGTGCGCGCGGGCATCGCGCTCGACATCGGCGGCGCCGCGCACGATCTCGCCGCGACGCTCGCGGCCGGACGCGAGCGGCTCGGGCCGCGCCGGCTCGCGAACGAATAA
- a CDS encoding SDR family oxidoreductase translates to MTALDLLKPYAGLRVLVTGGASGIGLAIADAFAECGGKVHVCDASEKALAALADRPSRAALGTTLADVADPAAVERVFADVVQTLGGLDVLVNNAGIAGPTGGIDEIDPVQWEQTVAINLNAQFQFARRAVPLLRDAPHGGAIIALSSVAGRLGYAFRTPYSATKWAVVGLVKSLAIELGPLGIRVNAIQPGIVRGPRMGRVIEARAAQLGIDYDQMEARYLEKISLRRMTDPDEIAATALFLCSPGGHGISGQAISVCGNVEAL, encoded by the coding sequence ATGACCGCACTCGATCTGCTGAAGCCGTACGCCGGCCTGCGCGTACTCGTGACGGGCGGCGCGTCCGGCATCGGGCTCGCGATCGCCGACGCGTTCGCCGAATGCGGCGGCAAGGTTCACGTCTGCGACGCATCCGAGAAGGCGCTCGCCGCGCTCGCGGACCGCCCGTCGCGCGCCGCGCTCGGCACGACGCTCGCCGACGTCGCCGATCCGGCCGCCGTCGAGCGCGTGTTCGCCGACGTCGTGCAAACGCTTGGCGGGCTCGACGTGCTCGTCAACAACGCCGGCATCGCCGGGCCGACGGGCGGCATCGACGAAATCGATCCCGTGCAATGGGAGCAGACGGTCGCGATCAACCTGAACGCGCAGTTCCAGTTCGCGCGGCGCGCGGTGCCGCTGCTGCGCGACGCGCCGCACGGCGGCGCGATCATCGCGCTGTCGTCGGTCGCGGGACGCCTGGGCTATGCGTTCCGCACGCCTTACTCGGCGACCAAATGGGCGGTCGTCGGCCTCGTGAAGAGCCTCGCGATCGAGCTCGGCCCGCTCGGCATCCGCGTGAACGCGATCCAGCCGGGCATCGTCCGCGGCCCGCGGATGGGCCGTGTGATCGAGGCGCGCGCCGCGCAGCTCGGCATCGACTACGATCAGATGGAAGCGCGCTATCTCGAGAAGATCTCGCTGCGGCGAATGACCGACCCGGACGAAATCGCCGCGACGGCGCTGTTCCTCTGCTCGCCGGGCGGCCACGGAATTTCCGGGCAGGCGATTTCCGTCTGCGGCAACGTCGAGGCGCTCTGA